TTTAATCTTATACAATTTACAAACAAACTGTTATTAATTGAAGTAACGCTGGCAGGAATGGTAACGGAGGTTAGTTTTTCACACAGTTCAAAAGCTCTATCACCAATGGAAGTAACATGGTTCGAAATAGTGACTGTCATTAATCCAATGCAACAATTAAAAGCGTCATCATCAATTAAAGTAACTTTATTTGGAATAGTAATTGAAGTTAACCCTCTACAACCATTAAAAGCATACTTGCCAATACTTGTAACACTATTTGGAAGAACAATTGAAGTCAAGTTTCTTAATTCTTCAAACATAAAATCAGAAATAATATTATTTTCCGTAGTACGATGTAATCTATAATAATCACCACCTTTTACTATGTTGGCATCTGCAATACTGAGCTTTGTAAGTTTTCCTTCAGTTCTACTATTTAGATTAGTACCTTCACCAGCCATCTCACGAATAAACTTTATATCTGTTCCATTTAGATTCCCTGTAAGAGTTAGATCAGTAATCAAATTTTTCCTTGAAGACGGGATTAAGGAACTCAAAGTTCCAGCAATTTCTACATGAACAATGTCAGATAAAGTCGTTTGAGCATGTAATCCAACGCTCTGTAAAAGAGATATTATTACGAATATGTATTTATAAGTCGTAATTATTTTCATAATAAAATTCTATAGTTAGGATTACATTATTACTATCATTTTTGTAAAGATATGAATTCTATTTAGATTAAGACTAATATTTTACATTATTCTTTGAGTTAGTATATACACATTATGGGCTTAGTTTAATCAACAAGGCTTAATATCTCTTTTTTGCATTTCTACAGATGTGTAGCATTAAAGAATGTCTACCATTTGAGAGTACCTTTGACTTGTAACAGACTACATTTACAGTTGCATTCATGTCTTTTCTGGTTTAACTTTTGGTTTAACTTTCAAAGAAAGTTCATGCAAATCAGCCTCAGAAGAGAGCATAAAAAAAGCAGCTTCAATTGCTTGAAACTGCTTTTTTATGCGGAGAAGGCGAGATTCGAACTCGCGAAACCCTTTAGAGGTTTACACGCTTTCCAGGCGTGCCTCTTCAACCACTCGAGCACTTCTCCATTTGTGATTGCGAGCGCAAAGATAATTTATTTTTTGTTTTTACAACCCTATTCAGACTGAAAAGTTTCTAATTAAATATCTTTAAAGCGTTTCTGGTGGTTATTTCTGCAACTTCTTCTGCCGGGCATTGATAAATAGCAGCCAATTTAAGAAGAGTATCTTTCACATTGGCACTTTCATTCCTTTTACCCCGGTTAGGAGCCGGAGTGAGATAGGGCGAATCTGTCTCCAAAACAAGTCTCTCTAAAGGAACGCTTTTCAATACTTCGGGAAGAGTTGACTTCTTAAATGTTACCACTCCGTTGATGCCCAGATAAAAACCGTTGAACTGTAAAAGTCGTTCGGCTTCTTCTTTCGTTCCTGTGAAGCTATGAAAGATACCTTTCAGGTTTTTATCTTCGTTCCTCTTAATTACCTGATAAACTTCTTCGAAAGAGTCGCGGCTGTGAATAACTAAAGGTAACTGATATTCGGCAGACCATTGAATCTGTGTTTCGAATGCTTCAACCTGTTCATTGATAAAGGTTCTGTCCCAATACAAATCCATGCCCACCTCTCCTATTGCAACAAAAGGATGAGACTGAACAAGCATTTCTTTCATTATCTTCAGTTCTTCCCGGAAACCGGAATTAACAGAAGTGGGATGAAGCCCAATCATCGAAAAACAGTAATCGGGATATCGGGCAACGGTATCCAGCAAGGGTTTGATAGTGGAACAATCAATATTGGGCATATATATGCGGCTCACGCCAACAGCTTTAGCCCGCTGCATTACAAGCGGCAGGTCTTCAGCAAATTCTTCCAGAAAAAGATGGGAATGTGTATCTATAAAATTCATTCAAATAACTATTGAGGCTTTATTTCGCCTGTTCGATAATAATAAACTACGCCGTAGTTCTGACATTGATTTAGCCGTTCGGTGCCCGAAAGGTTTTCAAAAGACTTCTCTACCTGATTCCAGATATCAAGTATTATGCTATCGGCTTTCTCACGTAAAGAGGCAAGCATTTCCTGACTTCGGGTGGTTTGCCACTGAAGATGCTTTTGCTGGTCATAACCTTCTTTGAAAATTTCATAATGAACAATAACTTTGGCTATGGTGGGGTTATAAACTGGCGAACCTCCCCTACGGGTCCGTTCTTTCTCTCCTTTGATAATTTTATCGCCCCACTCAATAACAGAAGAGTCATTAGTTAAATCGGGCACAGCATAATCTTTTGGATCCAGTCCGTAAAAAGCTTTCTGCTCTTCCTTAATCTCAGAACGAATCACTGCAAGGTTCAGCACCTGAATAAAGTGGGAAACATAAAGTCGCACCGTCTTTACATGTGACTGAAACTTATGACTGGAAGATATCTGATTATTAAAACACTGTTTATAGTAATCATGTGCCTGTTCAAAACGTGCCAGAAAGGTTTCACCTTCATTCAGAGTTCTCAGAGAAATAGGCAAGTCATTATAATCATTAAATAACTCTCTCATCTCAACCGCTTTTCTTAAAGCTCTGATTCGTGCTTGATCTGTGTTAGGTAACCGTCTGTAAGGCATATTTTGAAGATTAAAAGGGTACTGTTTACATTTCTCTGTACATTAAATGTTCGGCCACTGTTCTCAACTCACGTTTTGTTTCTTCGGCTACACTTACCAAAGAAAGACTTTGAAGTCCTTTGGCATAGTATTCTCTCATTTTACTTTCACAAACAAGCTTCACACCAATCTGGTTATAAAGTGCAGTTACAGCTTCAATTTTCTCTTTCGGCTCAAAATTTTCTTTTTCCATCCAGCCCTGTAACGCAACAGCTTGTTCTTTATCTGCTTTTTCTAACGCTTTTATCAGCATATAGGTCTTTTTATTGCAAAGAATGTCTCCGCCAATATTCTTACCAAAGACTTTCGGATCGCCATACACATCCAGAAGATCGTCCTTAAGCTGGAATGCAAGACCAATATTTACACCAAAATCATACAGATGCTGAGCATCTTCGGCCGAAGCTCCTGCAAGCTGTGCTCCCATTTTAAGAGCTGCAGCCAGCAATACAGATGTTTTCAGACGAATCATCTCCAGATACTCCTCCTCTTTCACATCATTACGGTGTTCAAACTCCATATCATACTGCTGGCCTTCACAAACTTCGAGCGCAGCCTGTGTAAAAGTATCGAGCACATCTTTCAAATAAGAAGAAGAGCTGTCAGAAACATAGCGGTAAGCCAGAATCAACATGGTATCACCGGAAAGGATTGCAGTATTGTCATCCCATACCTTATGAACGGTTGGTTTATTTCTCCGCATATCTGCTTTGTCCATCAAGTCATCATGAAGCAAAGTAAAGTTGTGATAGATTTCCAGACCAACAGCCGGCGACAATATTTCCTCTACATTGGCTTTATACAAGTTATAAGCCATCAGCATTAAAACCGGACGAATACGTTTTCCACCCAAAGAAAGAACATATTCCACCGGATCATAAAGACTTTTTGGGGCGTGTGCGTATGATAATTCAGATATATAGTCGTTTACTATTTTAAGTGTATTAGATTGTGTGTGCATTTATTTATATGTTGAGGATAGAATCCTAATTATTATTAAGTTTAAAGGAGACCGGTATTGTATAAGTGGCTCTCACTGTTCTTCCGCCTTGCATTCCGGGTCGCCATCTTGGCATGGAAGATACAACACGTATCGCCTCTCTGTCTAATACAGAACATACACTACGTAGAATAATAGGCTCAGTTACAGATCCGTCACGGTTCACAACAAACTGAACAATGACCCGTCCCTGAATACCACTTTCCTGTGCAGCCATCGGATAGTTTACATGCTTTCTTAAATAAGCTAGTAATGCAGCCTGACCACCGGGAAATTCAGGTTGATATTCTGTTATCTGTTCACTTTCATTGTTTTCCGGTTCTTCGGGTTGTGTATACTGAACTGAGTAATGACTGGTAACAACAACCGTTCTGGTGGGTTCCTCTATAGCATAGGAATTTCCCATATCTTCCACCTGCTGTGCATAATTATTTGTTGATGGTAAAGGCAGTGGTGCAGCTTCTATTTTTGATTGCAAAGGTGCATGTTTCTCTTCCTGAACTGTAATAGGGACCATTTCCTCTTCAACAGCTACATTCGCCATTTTATTATCAGTAGTAACTTTGGGAATCTTTACCTGAAAAGCTCCAAAAAGAAGAATAAGGGCTATAGTAAACCCTATAAGCAAACCTATCGGTCTCTTTCTTTCTAAATCTAATTTCGGCATTTTCTTTATTTCCATGCAGCTGTTTTCCTGTTTATAAACTTCTCTGTCTGGCAAAAATAGCATTATTTTTTAAGATTCACATTCCGTATTCTATACTTTTTACCTAAGCAAGAATCCTTTTTATCTTTTTTAATCCTTCACACACCCTAAAACATTTGTTTTCACGTTATTAAAAAGAATTCAGATTCGTAACATCGAATATTCACGGGAAATTAACTCCCCGATTCTTAAAAATGATGTATATTTGACACCAATTTATTACGTTTAATGAAACAGCTTCTTCTGATTATAACAGTCCTTTTATTGCCTTTAGCCACACAGGCTCAAAGCGGAGGAAGTGTGTTTAAGTTTCTGGAACTACCTTTTTCTTCTCACGCTTCAGCGCTGGGAGGAGACAATGTTTCTATTATTGAAGACGATATTACAATGGCAATTCATAACCCGGCGTTACTTTCTTGTGTTACAGACAAGACATTGAATCTGAACTACATGAATTATATTGATGGAGTAAGTGTTGGGAGTGCTGCTTTCTCTCGTACATTGGGTGAACGTGCTACCTGGGCTGTAGCAGCACAATATGTAAATTACGGGAATTTTAAAGAGACAAATGCAGAAGATGTTGAACTGGGAACGTTTTCGGCAAAAGATATGGCCTTTACAGGAATCTACACCTACGATTTATCTGATTATCTGAGTGGAGGGTTATCAACAAAAATGATTTATTCCACTTATGAAAAGTATTCATCTTTTGCTGTTGGCGTGGACTTAGGACTTAACTATTATGATGAGAATTCAGGTTACTCTGCTTCTGTTGTAGCAAGGAATCTCGGCGGACAAATAAAGGCATTTGATGAGATGCGGGAGAATTTACCTTTTGACTTACTGATGGGAGTAAGCAGAAAACTTTCACACGCTCCTTTCCGCTTATCCGTAACAGTGCATAATCTGACCGATTGGAACTCTTCTTCTAACACATCTGATACAGAAAAGAAAGATAAGTTCAGTAAAGTACTTCTTAATCACTTTATCTTTGGGATCGACTTTATTCCCACCAAAACAACTTATGTTTCTTTGGGATACAATTGTAAGCGGGCAAGTGACATGAAGATTAACGGAGCAAGCGGATGGTCGGGCATGGCTCTGGGAGCAGGAATTCAAATAAAAAGATTGAAGATTGGAACCTCTTATGCAAAATATCACACTTCAAGTTCTTCACTACTATTTAATTTTGCAATGACATTATAAAATAAAGAAATAAACAATGAAAAAAATTACAATAGCAATTGACGGTTTTTCCTCTTGTGGAAAAAGTACAATGGCAAAAGACCTGGCTAGAGAGATTGGGTATATTTATATAGACAGTGGCGCTATGTATCGTGCTGTTACTCTTTACTGCATTAAGAACGGACTGTTTGCAAGTGATGAAATAAATATCCCCGAACTAGAACGTCGTATCAAGGATATTCACATCACCTTCCGTCTGGATGAAAAAACACAATTACCAAGAACTTATCTGAATGGTGAAGATGTGGAAGAACAAATCCGCACAATGGAAGTTTCGTCAAAAGTAAGTCCGGTTAGCGCTATTGGATTTGTACGTTCAGCATTGGTTGCTCTACAACAGGAGATGGGAAAAGGAAAAGGGATTGTAATGGATGGACGTGATATAGGAACAACAGTTTTCCCTGAAGCTGAATTAAAGATCTATGTAACAGCTTCTGCTGATATCCGTGCATTGCGCCGTTACGATGAATTACAGGCTAAAGGACAGAGCGTAAATTTTGAAGAAATCCTGAAAAATGTAAAGGAACGCGATTATATTGATCAAAACAGAGAAGTGAGCCCTTTGAAAAGAGCATCCGATGCCATCTTACTAGATAATAGTCTATTAACCATTGCCGAGCAGAAAGAATGGTTGTTGAAGCAATTTGAAAAAGCTACTCAAAAATCCTAAATATATGATCAAGGTAGAAATTGATAAAGGTTCCGGCTTCTGCTTTGGAGTAGTTACCGCAATTAAAAAAGCGGAAGAAGAACTGGCTAAAGGAGAAACGCTCTATTGTCTGGGAGATATTGTGCATAACAGCAAAGAGGTGGAACGACTCAAGGAGATGGGACTAATTACCATAAACCATGATGAATTTAAAGAACTTCATAATGCAAAGGTGCTATTAAGAGCTCATGGCGAGCCTCCTGAAACTTATGCCATTGCTAAAGAAAACAATATTGAGATTATTGATGCTACCTGCCCTGTGGTGCTAAAACTGCAACAGCGCATTAAACAACAATATGGGATGCACGAAAGTGCTGATAAGCAGATTGTAATCTACGGAAAGAACGGTCATGCCGAAGTTCTGGGACTTGTGGGACAGACTTCTGGAGAGGCTATTGTTATAGAAAACCTGGAAGAGGTTAAGAAGCTGGATTTCAATAGAAACATTCGTCTCTATTCTCAGACAACAAAGTCGCTGGATGAGTTTCAGAAAATTGTGGAATATATAAAAGAACACATTTCTCCTGATACCACATTCGAGTTCTATGATTCTATTTGCAGACAGGTAGCTAACCGCATGCCACATATACAAACTTTTGCTGCTTCACATGACCTTATATTCTTTGTTAGCGGAAAGAAAAGCTCTAATGGAAAGGTCCTGTTCAACGAATGCTGCAAAGTAAATCCTAACTCTTATCTTATAGATAGTCCAAACGAAATTAATCCAGATCTGTTGCAAGGAGTAAATTCTATTGGAATATGTGGAGCAACCTCAACTCCAAAATGGTTAATGGAAGAGGTACAAACATACATCAACAAGATTATTCACAATTCATAATTTATTTATTCCCTTTATTTATAAGAGACTATATTTAGATTAATTAAAGGTTCATGAGAGTTATTAATCATTGTTTTTTTTAACTTTGCAGCTACAATTTAAAACAAATAGGTATGGGTACAGTAAAATGTATTGGAATTTTAACTTCCGGAGGAGATGCTCCAGGTATGAATGCGGCAATTCGCGCAGTAACCCGCGCTGCCATTTACAACGGACTACAGGTTAAAGGAATCTACCGCGGTTACAAAGGTTTAATAACTGGTGAAATCCAGGAATTCAAGAGTCAGAACGTCAGCAATATTATACAACTTGGGGGAACAATTCTTAAAACTGCTCGCTGTAAGGAGTTTATGACTCCTGAAGGAAGACAAGTTGCTCATGAAACAATGGTTAGAGAAGGCATTGACGCTTTAGTTGTGATAGGCGGAGATGGTTCTTTAACAGGAGCACGTATATTTGCTCAGGAATTTGATGTTCCATGTATCGGACTTCCCGGCACAATTGACAATGATTTATTCGGCACAGATACTACTATTGGTTATGACACAGCTTTAAATACAATTCTTGATGCTGTTGATAAGATCAGAGATACAGCTACTTCTCATGAAAGACTTTTCTTTGTTGAAGTAATGGGACGTGACGCAGGTTTCCTTGCATTGAACGGTGCTATTGCATCTGGTGCCGAAGCTGCTATTATCCCTGAATTCAGTACAGAAGTTGACCAACTGGAAGAGTTCATTAAAAGCGGTTATCGCAAATCTAAGAATAGCAGTATTGTTATTGTTGCTGAAAGTGAAATTACCGGTGGAGCAATGCATTATGCTGAACGTGTGAAGAATGAATATCCTCAATATGACGTTAGAGTTACCATTCTGGGACACTTGCAACGTGGAGGAAGTCCAACAGCTCACGACAGAATATTGGCCAGCCGTTTGGGAGCAGCCAGTATAGATGCTATTCTGGAAGGACAACGAAATGTAATGATTGGTATAGAAAATGACCAGATTGTATACGTACCTTTCACTAAAGCAATTAAGAACGATAAACCTATCAATAAGGAATTAGTAAACGTACTTCGTACACTCTCTATTTAATTTCTGATTATAGAAACACTATATATAAAAGGTCATCTTTCATTCCGAGAGATGACCTTTCTGGTTTTATTCTTGTCTGATTTTATTTCTTCAATTCTGCAAAATAGGTATCCAGAAGTTTTTTTGCTGCAATGAAAGATGTAAGATCTGCATTAAGAACCTGACGTTCTTTTTCCTGCAGCATATCCTTGATAACGGGATTATGATAAAAGTTATCACGTAATTGCTCGTTTATAGTTTCATACATCCAGTATTTGGACTGCTCATTACGACGGTGATAAAAATATCCGTTTTCTTTAGTGAAATCCATGTATTCATATACCATATCCCAAATCTCTTTGATTCCGAGGTCATAGAATCCTGAATATGTAAGAACTTTAGGCACCCATCCTGATTCCGTAGGCGGAAAAAGATGGAGCGCATTGCGGAACTGAGTCTGGGCTAGTTTAGCCTTTTCAACATTACTTCCGTCGGCCTTGTTAATAACTATGCCGTCAGCCATTTCCATAATACCTCTTTTTATTCCCTGTAATTCATCGCCTGTACCGGCCAGCTGAATCAACAAGAAGAAATCGACCATTGAATGAACAGCCGTTTCACTTTGTCCTACTCCAACTGTCTCAACAAATATTTTATCAAATCCGGCTGCTTCGCAGAGGATTATTGTTTCCCGAGTTTTCCTTGCCACACCACCCAGCGAACCAGCTGCAGGGCTAGGACGTATAAATGAATCGGGATGTATAGATAACCGTTCCATGCGGGTTTTATCTCCTAAGATACTTCCTTTGGAACGTTCGCTGCTTGGATCAATTGCAAGAACAGCCAGTTTGCCACCTTCCTGAAGAACATGCAAGCCAAACACATCTATAGATGTACTTTTACCGGCACCGGGCACACCGCTTATACCAACACGAATAGATTTACCAGAGTAAGGCAAACACTTTTCTATTACCTCCTGTGCAATAGCCTGATGTTCGTGACGAACACTCTCTACCAGTGTTACTGCCTGACTAAGAACAGTCACGTCACCCTTTACAATGCCATCTACATATTCACTGACCGACAGTCTGCGTTTCCTGGGGATACGCCGCAACTTCAGATAAGGGTTAACAGAAGAGGGTTGTTCAATCCCCTTATTGACTGTTAATCCTTTGTATTCTTCATTATTTTCAGGATGTTTCATTTTTTAGCCTCTTCTTTTATTTTCACCTTCAGATTAATCATCACTAAAGGATTTGTTGGATCATTAGTAATCATTAAGACTTTTTTCTCACCTTTGGTTTTCTTCAGCCACTTACCACTTAAATCCACAACCAGTTTAGTAGATTGTCCCGGCTGAATAATTTTCTTGCCCAAACTGACGCCTACAGCAGAGTTAAACACTTGAAGTTTCTTTATTTCAAGACGTGTTATACCTGTATTCGATATTATAATTGTATGTGACACTTTTCCATTCAAAGGAATTTCTCCCATATTCAGATCAGTAGAAGACAGCTTAATCTTTGGAGCATGATTTCTTTGAAGAGTCGTCATTTTTGAGAATCCGGGAAGTAAGATAGCTGAGATATCAATCTCGTTATCAGGACTCACTTTATCTCCTGAATAACGAGCCAGATAAACAGGTGCTTGTGTCAACCCAAGATCTTTCAGCAACTTAGTATCCAGTGTCAGAGTTATTTTACCTTTCCGTCCTCTATTCAGGATCTGAGGTTTAGCCTCAGCTTTTAAGTAAGGAGGTAAGTGCATAAGCGTTACATCTACCGGTTTATCAGAAGTATTTGCCAGCTGAATTTCAGCAGTAGGCATATCTCCGCTATTTGCAGGAGGAAACTCAATGTATCTTTTATCCAGACGAATAGATCCAATCTCGTAAGAAAGTTCTTTTTTATAGTTTGTAACACCAATGGCGACTTCACCCTTTATAGCAATATACTTCACATGATTAGCTGCATTGCTATAAATGTTAACCGTTTTATAGAAACGTCCCATCGCTTTGGCATCGAAAGTAGAACGAACATAGCCGGTATCACCGGGAGCAATTGGTTTCTTTGTCCATTCCGTTGCTGTACAAGCACAAGAAGCAGTTACCTCGGATATAACTAATGGTTGGTTTCCTGTATTGATTATTGTGAAATCTTTTGTCACAGGTTTGTTTCTCGGTATAATTCCAAAATCGTAAACATCTCCGTTAGTAGAGATTCTTGCCTGAGACCAGGCAGTAAGCGAAAGAAAAAACAGAGAACAAGTGAGCAAAAGGGAACGTTTCATATATATTTTATTTATATTCATACTTTTGCTGACAAATTTAAGTTTTTTCTTTCACTTACAAGAATTCAATTTGCTAAAAAACATTGCATTATTCCACAACCACACGTTCCGATGAAGAATGTGAGGCAAACTCCGGTGCATAAGCCGACTGTAATGTGGCTATGCCTGATGAATAATTTCCCGTTCTTGTTACAAAGAATGAATGTTCCAGCACATAGGTACCTTTAACAAGTGAGTCAAAGAAGAAGTTTGTGGAAGCATCTTTCACAGCCACATAATAACCCGTTCCTGCTCCCCATCGGTAACCGGAAAGCGATTCGAGAGGCTCGAAACAAGCAGCACGCTGATCTTTCAACTGAACAAAGTCCATATCACGATCTACCTTTATAATAATACGGGAAACTACCTTATCACCAACTTTTAGTTTTGCATTCGTTTTCAGCGGTTGCAGTTCTTTCACCCCGTTCACCAAACGTTCCACATATAATGTTTTAGAAACATTCAGCTCTTTACCTTGTTGTTTCACCTTATCCGTCTCTTCCAGATATTGTGCATAAACGGCTCCCCAGGCAATACCTGCATCACGTTTTTCTATTTTAATCTGTCCGGGAGCAGATGTAGTAGCCGCATCTTCGAATGACTTCTTTATATATCCGGTAGATGGAATAGCTGTTTGAGCCGGAGAATAAGTCTCCATTACCTGCTTACCAAATGTAATTTTCACATTACCGGGATTATCTAATAGATTATTTCCTCTGTTCAATAAAGCATAAACAGCATTTACTGTAGAAACCGGAGAATCCCATGATTGTGCCTGCTTCTGTTTCAACAGCCACATCTTCATCTCTTCCACTGTTGCCGAATCTTTAGCCACTTCATCGAATGCTTCCAGTATGGCTGTCTGCATCTTTATCTTATTACCAAACCATGAATATGGGTTCACACTTGCTGAGTAGAACATACCCATCTCATCTGTTTTCGCAGCATACTCTTTCATTGAATTTAAGAAATCCTTAGCCTCAGCATTCTTGCCGGCTTTTGCAAGAACAACTGTTGACAGAGCTTTTCCCATCAATGTTTGACTCTTCAAAGTCTGGTGTACCTTACCTAAAAAATAGTTATAAGCCTCTTTATTAACCGAAGGAATCTTCTCACCAGTCAGCGCGCACAAATAAAGATAATGCAAAGACTCATCATCCAGCCCGAATGTAGCTCCGTACTTCTTTTCGTCTTTCTTTATCTCTTTGTATTTCTGAAGCATCTCACCATGTAAATATCTGAAAGCCGATTGTTGCATATTCAACGCATCACCACTCAACGGTTCGCCAGTGAGTTTACTCAACCGTCCCATCGTTTCCAACACAAATTGTGTGATGTAGCGACTGCCGTTCATACCTTTGTACCAGGTCCAAGCCCCACTGTTCAGTTGCAACTCTTTTAACTTAGCCAGCGCCTGAGTGTTTTTATATTGAATGGTATTCAGATCGAAAAGCAAAGCCAACCGCTGTTTTTGTTCAGCCTCACTCTTAGCTTCAGTTAACCAGGGAGACTCTTCCAGCAAGATATTCTTCACATCCTGATTCTTTTGCAGATTGCTCCACAATGTTTCTTTCGTCTCACCCTGAGCTTTCCACTGATCAAATACCAGTTTAATGCGAGGTTGCGCATTCATAATAGATGAAGCCAGTGAGTTTGCATAGAAAGCCGTTGCCCATGATACCGCACTTTCATTGGTAGGATTAGACAGACTAGGCAAACTCTGCACAGCATACCAGGCCGGATTTCCGGTAAATTCAACTGTCAGCTTACGATCTGTTGCCGTTTTCGAGTTCCCGTTAAAGAGTTCCTTCATAGAAAACTCACGAGTCTGGTTTCCACGGATAGGCATTGCCAACGTTTCAATGATTCTTTCCTTATTGCTAAGAACCGGAAGCAGATGTTGTTCACCATCACTGAAAGTTCCACCATCGGCAACCAGTCGGCATCCTAAAAGAGAATAGGCTGCATCGGCAGTAAATTCAAAGGAAGCACTGCTTGTCTGTCCTGCTT
This genomic interval from uncultured Bacteroides sp. contains the following:
- the meaB gene encoding methylmalonyl Co-A mutase-associated GTPase MeaB, whose protein sequence is MKHPENNEEYKGLTVNKGIEQPSSVNPYLKLRRIPRKRRLSVSEYVDGIVKGDVTVLSQAVTLVESVRHEHQAIAQEVIEKCLPYSGKSIRVGISGVPGAGKSTSIDVFGLHVLQEGGKLAVLAIDPSSERSKGSILGDKTRMERLSIHPDSFIRPSPAAGSLGGVARKTRETIILCEAAGFDKIFVETVGVGQSETAVHSMVDFFLLIQLAGTGDELQGIKRGIMEMADGIVINKADGSNVEKAKLAQTQFRNALHLFPPTESGWVPKVLTYSGFYDLGIKEIWDMVYEYMDFTKENGYFYHRRNEQSKYWMYETINEQLRDNFYHNPVIKDMLQEKERQVLNADLTSFIAAKKLLDTYFAELKK
- a CDS encoding Arm DNA-binding domain-containing protein; the protein is MNATVNVVCYKSKVLSNGRHSLMLHICRNAKKRY
- a CDS encoding 4-hydroxy-3-methylbut-2-enyl diphosphate reductase, producing MIKVEIDKGSGFCFGVVTAIKKAEEELAKGETLYCLGDIVHNSKEVERLKEMGLITINHDEFKELHNAKVLLRAHGEPPETYAIAKENNIEIIDATCPVVLKLQQRIKQQYGMHESADKQIVIYGKNGHAEVLGLVGQTSGEAIVIENLEEVKKLDFNRNIRLYSQTTKSLDEFQKIVEYIKEHISPDTTFEFYDSICRQVANRMPHIQTFAASHDLIFFVSGKKSSNGKVLFNECCKVNPNSYLIDSPNEINPDLLQGVNSIGICGATSTPKWLMEEVQTYINKIIHNS
- the porQ gene encoding type IX secretion system protein PorQ produces the protein MKQLLLIITVLLLPLATQAQSGGSVFKFLELPFSSHASALGGDNVSIIEDDITMAIHNPALLSCVTDKTLNLNYMNYIDGVSVGSAAFSRTLGERATWAVAAQYVNYGNFKETNAEDVELGTFSAKDMAFTGIYTYDLSDYLSGGLSTKMIYSTYEKYSSFAVGVDLGLNYYDENSGYSASVVARNLGGQIKAFDEMRENLPFDLLMGVSRKLSHAPFRLSVTVHNLTDWNSSSNTSDTEKKDKFSKVLLNHFIFGIDFIPTKTTYVSLGYNCKRASDMKINGASGWSGMALGAGIQIKRLKIGTSYAKYHTSSSSLLFNFAMTL
- a CDS encoding polyprenyl synthetase family protein, translating into MHTQSNTLKIVNDYISELSYAHAPKSLYDPVEYVLSLGGKRIRPVLMLMAYNLYKANVEEILSPAVGLEIYHNFTLLHDDLMDKADMRRNKPTVHKVWDDNTAILSGDTMLILAYRYVSDSSSSYLKDVLDTFTQAALEVCEGQQYDMEFEHRNDVKEEEYLEMIRLKTSVLLAAALKMGAQLAGASAEDAQHLYDFGVNIGLAFQLKDDLLDVYGDPKVFGKNIGGDILCNKKTYMLIKALEKADKEQAVALQGWMEKENFEPKEKIEAVTALYNQIGVKLVCESKMREYYAKGLQSLSLVSVAEETKRELRTVAEHLMYREM
- a CDS encoding TatD family hydrolase, which translates into the protein MNFIDTHSHLFLEEFAEDLPLVMQRAKAVGVSRIYMPNIDCSTIKPLLDTVARYPDYCFSMIGLHPTSVNSGFREELKIMKEMLVQSHPFVAIGEVGMDLYWDRTFINEQVEAFETQIQWSAEYQLPLVIHSRDSFEEVYQVIKRNEDKNLKGIFHSFTGTKEEAERLLQFNGFYLGINGVVTFKKSTLPEVLKSVPLERLVLETDSPYLTPAPNRGKRNESANVKDTLLKLAAIYQCPAEEVAEITTRNALKIFN
- the cmk gene encoding (d)CMP kinase, with translation MKKITIAIDGFSSCGKSTMAKDLAREIGYIYIDSGAMYRAVTLYCIKNGLFASDEINIPELERRIKDIHITFRLDEKTQLPRTYLNGEDVEEQIRTMEVSSKVSPVSAIGFVRSALVALQQEMGKGKGIVMDGRDIGTTVFPEAELKIYVTASADIRALRRYDELQAKGQSVNFEEILKNVKERDYIDQNREVSPLKRASDAILLDNSLLTIAEQKEWLLKQFEKATQKS
- a CDS encoding energy transducer TonB — translated: MEIKKMPKLDLERKRPIGLLIGFTIALILLFGAFQVKIPKVTTDNKMANVAVEEEMVPITVQEEKHAPLQSKIEAAPLPLPSTNNYAQQVEDMGNSYAIEEPTRTVVVTSHYSVQYTQPEEPENNESEQITEYQPEFPGGQAALLAYLRKHVNYPMAAQESGIQGRVIVQFVVNRDGSVTEPIILRSVCSVLDREAIRVVSSMPRWRPGMQGGRTVRATYTIPVSFKLNNN
- a CDS encoding DUF1573 domain-containing protein codes for the protein MKRSLLLTCSLFFLSLTAWSQARISTNGDVYDFGIIPRNKPVTKDFTIINTGNQPLVISEVTASCACTATEWTKKPIAPGDTGYVRSTFDAKAMGRFYKTVNIYSNAANHVKYIAIKGEVAIGVTNYKKELSYEIGSIRLDKRYIEFPPANSGDMPTAEIQLANTSDKPVDVTLMHLPPYLKAEAKPQILNRGRKGKITLTLDTKLLKDLGLTQAPVYLARYSGDKVSPDNEIDISAILLPGFSKMTTLQRNHAPKIKLSSTDLNMGEIPLNGKVSHTIIISNTGITRLEIKKLQVFNSAVGVSLGKKIIQPGQSTKLVVDLSGKWLKKTKGEKKVLMITNDPTNPLVMINLKVKIKEEAKK
- the pfkA gene encoding 6-phosphofructokinase, coding for MGTVKCIGILTSGGDAPGMNAAIRAVTRAAIYNGLQVKGIYRGYKGLITGEIQEFKSQNVSNIIQLGGTILKTARCKEFMTPEGRQVAHETMVREGIDALVVIGGDGSLTGARIFAQEFDVPCIGLPGTIDNDLFGTDTTIGYDTALNTILDAVDKIRDTATSHERLFFVEVMGRDAGFLALNGAIASGAEAAIIPEFSTEVDQLEEFIKSGYRKSKNSSIVIVAESEITGGAMHYAERVKNEYPQYDVRVTILGHLQRGGSPTAHDRILASRLGAASIDAILEGQRNVMIGIENDQIVYVPFTKAIKNDKPINKELVNVLRTLSI